CTAAAAATTTTTCTAAATCCATATTCTTATCTCCGATTTGTTTTCTAACGATATGATTTTCTAAAGATTTCTGCACAGTCTTCATGAGTCATTTCACATGGATTTGCGAGGAACAATCCGCCCATTGTTTCCCTTGCATTTGTAGCAAGAGTATCCGCTTCGTCAATAGTAAATCCGTAATTGCTCATCTTAAGGTTTTCTACGTTACATTCTTTTTGTAGGTTGTATAAAGCCGTAAGGAAATCTTCCGGTTTATCTGCGTCTTTTATTCCCATTACTTTCGCCATTTTAATAAACTGTTCGTCACAGGCGTGTTTATCGATAAAGAATTTATAGAATTCATTTGAAATCATAATAAGTCCCGCACCGTGAGGTAAATTGCTGTGATAAGCACTCATTGCGTGTTCCATGGAATGTTTTGCCGTTGTGCTTGTAAGCTGCATCGTTATTCCTGCCATGGTACTTGCGTAAGCAACTCTTTCTCTTGCTTCGATATCATTCCCGTTCTTTACTGCAATAGGGAGGTATTTTGCTATATTTTCAATAGCGGATAATGCTATGGTTTCGCTTAAGATATTTATGTCTTTGCTTATCATTACTTCCGTGTTGTGAAACAGTGCGTCAAAACCTTGGTATGCGGTGTATTTTGCAGGTACTGTCAGCATTAATGTCGGGTCGACTATAGAAAGAACGGGATTTAGTTCGGGAACTCCTCCGAAACCTATTTTTTCATTTGCTTCATTGTTGCTTATAACTCCCCAGCAGTTTATTTCGGAACCTGTTCCCGAGGTGGTTGCTATTGTTACGATTGGTAGAGGTTTACTTATAAGCGGCTTAGCTTTACCTGTACCTCCTGCAACATAGTCCCATAAATCTCCCGGATTGGTAGCCATTGCCGCAACTGCTATAGAAGAGTCCAGTACCGCACCTCCTCCGAGAGCTACTATGAAATCACAGCTATTTTTTTTTGCTGTTGAAGCCGCTTCCATAACAACTTCTTTTGTTGGGTTTTCGTGAATATTAGCACATAAAGTGTACTCCACCCCTGCTTCTTCCAGTTGTTTTTGAACCTTATTTAGCGTTCCGTTTTCCCTTGTTGATTTTCCGTTTGAAATAAGCAGTAAAGCTTTCTTACCCGGTAATTTTTGTTTGCCTAGTTCGTTCAACATTCCCGTTCCGAACAATAAGTTTGTCGATGTAAATAAATTAAAATTCATGTTCATAATAAAATCTCCTAAATTTTTTTAATATATTTGTTTCTTCATTTTATAAATCAAATAGTCGAGACAATCGATCATTTTGTAACTATCATGGATTTGATTTATAAGTGAAGTCCTGTGCATTGAAAGAAGCCTAAGTTGTCCTTGATGGTTGCCGTATTTTTCAAATTTGATATACTTTGTTATGAAATCATCATTACAGCCCGCATCTTTTAGATTTTGAATAATATCAAGTTTACTTTTCATAATAATGCCTCCTTCTTAATTAAATTATATGTAAGAAATATAAAATAGCAAATACCTATATTGAATGGATTACCATAGTTGACAGGAATGGTAATAATCTATAAAATATAAAAAAGATAAAAAAGATAAGGAGATGCGATAATATGGAATTAAGAGTACTTCGTTATTTTTTGGCGGTTGCCAGAGAAGAAAATATTACTGCGGCGGCGGAAGTTTTACATATAACTCAGCCGACACTTTCAAAACAGCTTATGGATTTGGAGAAGGAGCTTGGAAAACAATTATTTATAAGAGGGAAAAGAAAAATTACCCTTACCGAAGAAGGTATGTTTCTTCGAAGGCGTGCTCAGGAGATCGTTGAGCTTGCTGATAAAACTCAGTCGGAGTTTTTATCAAATGAAGATATAATAAGCGGGGATATATATATCGGCGGGGGAGAGACCGATGCCATGAGGATAGTGGCTAAGACCGCAAAAGAACTACAAAAAAATTATCCGGGTATCAGATATCATCTCTACAGCGGGAATGCACAGGACGTGACCGAAAGGCTGGACAAGGGATTATTGGATTTTGGTATTTTAATAGGTTCATCGAATTTAAATAAATATGATTATAT
The DNA window shown above is from Anaerofustis stercorihominis DSM 17244 and carries:
- a CDS encoding iron-containing alcohol dehydrogenase; translated protein: MNFNLFTSTNLLFGTGMLNELGKQKLPGKKALLLISNGKSTRENGTLNKVQKQLEEAGVEYTLCANIHENPTKEVVMEAASTAKKNSCDFIVALGGGAVLDSSIAVAAMATNPGDLWDYVAGGTGKAKPLISKPLPIVTIATTSGTGSEINCWGVISNNEANEKIGFGGVPELNPVLSIVDPTLMLTVPAKYTAYQGFDALFHNTEVMISKDINILSETIALSAIENIAKYLPIAVKNGNDIEARERVAYASTMAGITMQLTSTTAKHSMEHAMSAYHSNLPHGAGLIMISNEFYKFFIDKHACDEQFIKMAKVMGIKDADKPEDFLTALYNLQKECNVENLKMSNYGFTIDEADTLATNARETMGGLFLANPCEMTHEDCAEIFRKSYR
- a CDS encoding LysR family transcriptional regulator: MELRVLRYFLAVAREENITAAAEVLHITQPTLSKQLMDLEKELGKQLFIRGKRKITLTEEGMFLRRRAQEIVELADKTQSEFLSNEDIISGDIYIGGGETDAMRIVAKTAKELQKNYPGIRYHLYSGNAQDVTERLDKGLLDFGILIGSSNLNKYDYIRLPVTDTWGLLMKKDSPLMDKDVISSADLKDLPLIVSIQALKTNELSGWSGYSFEDLNIVATYNLVYNATLMVDEGLGYVLTLDKLVNTSGGSKFCFKPLKPKLEAPLYIVWKKYQVFSKATEKFIEALQDLL